From Candidatus Zixiibacteriota bacterium, a single genomic window includes:
- a CDS encoding ABC transporter ATP-binding protein, translating into MIRIENLHKSFDDKLVLRGVDLEILDGEVMVILGSSGCGKSVLLKHLIGLMMPDEGSVIVDGTDITSLSKRALYEVRRNFGMLFQSAALFDSMTVYENVSLGLTEHSPLSEAEKREIVRDKLELVGLSDTEEMSPSELSGGMRKRVGLARAICMDPAIVLYDEPTTGLDPVIGDTINDLIQRLQSRLNITSVVVTHDMRSAFMVADRMAMLSNGKIHFVGTSKEIEASDDPEVREFLAHR; encoded by the coding sequence ATGATTCGAATCGAGAATCTGCATAAGAGTTTTGATGACAAGCTGGTGCTCCGGGGAGTCGACCTCGAAATCCTCGATGGCGAGGTTATGGTCATTCTTGGCTCGTCCGGCTGCGGCAAGAGTGTCCTGTTGAAACACCTCATAGGTCTGATGATGCCGGATGAAGGCAGCGTGATAGTCGACGGAACGGATATCACCTCTTTGTCCAAGAGAGCGCTGTACGAAGTAAGGCGCAATTTTGGGATGCTGTTTCAATCTGCGGCCCTGTTTGATTCAATGACAGTATACGAAAACGTTTCGCTCGGTCTTACTGAACATTCACCCCTGTCGGAAGCGGAGAAGCGCGAGATAGTGAGAGACAAGTTGGAATTGGTCGGGCTTTCCGATACCGAGGAGATGTCTCCATCTGAGCTTTCTGGTGGTATGCGAAAGAGGGTCGGGCTGGCGCGAGCGATTTGCATGGATCCGGCAATAGTGCTCTACGACGAGCCGACGACCGGACTCGATCCTGTCATTGGTGACACGATAAACGATCTGATCCAACGACTGCAGAGTCGTCTAAACATAACTTCTGTCGTAGTGACTCACGACATGCGGTCGGCATTCATGGTCGCCGATCGGATGGCTATGCTAAGCAACGGGAAGATTCATTTTGTCGGAACATCAAAAGAAATCGAAGCATCAGATGATCCGGAAGTACGCGAATTCCTTGCGCATCGATAA
- the radA gene encoding DNA repair protein RadA has translation MATAEKTIYVCQSCGSTYPKWSGKCVQCGEWNTLTEEKQKKKTQRQIDSDRLGTVVTRLDKIETSDNFRVPTALGEFDRVIGGGLVAGASLLLGGDPGIGKSTLLLQTAGSLALNGQSVLYVSGEESAEQIKNRADRLGIMSDRVTVATTTEMHEIKAIIDREYHSFVIIDSIQTLRSREYESSPGTVTQIRECVAVLQDICSARGMCLLLIGHITKEGAIAGPKVLEHMVDVVLYFEGEKNHLYRILRAEKNRFGSTSEIGIFTIGGAGLEPVANPSQLFLSERTGGISGQAIVCSVEGARPILFEIQALVADSSYGVSQRVSSGFDQKRLSLLLAILEKKQGFRLAGKDVFVNLAGGLRIDEPAIDLGVMSAIVSSHQDTPVRSDSVLVGEVGLGGEIRSVPKLEARIKEAINLGFSRIVVPNRGLGDLKSKSGIKIVPVSTLDEAFRAALE, from the coding sequence ATGGCCACTGCTGAAAAAACGATCTATGTCTGCCAGTCGTGCGGATCGACTTATCCGAAATGGTCGGGCAAGTGCGTGCAGTGTGGTGAGTGGAACACGCTGACTGAAGAGAAGCAGAAGAAAAAGACACAGAGGCAGATCGACAGCGACCGCCTTGGGACAGTCGTGACTCGTCTCGACAAAATCGAAACCTCGGACAACTTCCGCGTGCCGACTGCTCTTGGTGAGTTTGACCGAGTTATCGGCGGTGGGCTTGTCGCGGGTGCGTCGCTGCTGCTGGGTGGCGATCCCGGGATCGGGAAATCGACGTTGTTGCTGCAGACAGCCGGAAGTTTGGCATTGAACGGTCAGTCGGTGCTATATGTCTCGGGCGAGGAATCGGCTGAGCAGATAAAGAATCGCGCAGATCGGCTCGGGATAATGTCTGACAGAGTGACTGTCGCCACAACTACGGAGATGCATGAAATCAAGGCTATCATCGATCGGGAATATCATTCGTTTGTGATTATAGACTCGATCCAGACATTGCGTTCGCGGGAATACGAGTCATCGCCGGGAACCGTGACCCAGATACGCGAATGTGTAGCCGTGCTACAGGACATCTGCTCCGCGAGAGGCATGTGCCTGCTGCTCATTGGACATATTACCAAAGAAGGCGCAATAGCCGGTCCGAAAGTCCTCGAGCATATGGTTGATGTGGTTTTGTATTTTGAAGGCGAGAAGAATCATCTCTATCGGATTCTGCGCGCAGAGAAGAATCGGTTCGGATCGACTTCAGAGATCGGTATCTTCACAATCGGTGGCGCCGGCCTTGAGCCTGTCGCAAATCCATCACAACTTTTCTTGTCGGAGCGCACCGGCGGCATTTCCGGTCAGGCAATCGTCTGCTCAGTCGAGGGCGCTCGACCGATTCTCTTCGAAATTCAGGCGTTGGTTGCGGATTCATCGTACGGAGTTTCTCAGCGAGTGTCATCCGGCTTTGACCAGAAGCGATTGAGTCTGTTGCTTGCGATCCTCGAAAAGAAGCAGGGATTTCGCCTTGCGGGCAAGGATGTGTTCGTCAATCTGGCTGGAGGATTGCGAATCGATGAGCCTGCAATCGATCTTGGAGTGATGAGCGCAATAGTGTCGAGCCATCAGGATACGCCGGTGAGAAGCGATTCTGTGCTGGTCGGCGAGGTCGGACTGGGCGGGGAGATACGGTCCGTTCCGAAGCTTGAAGCGAGAATCAAGGAGGCGATTAATCTCGGTTTCTCAAGAATTGTCGTCCCCAATCGAGGGCTGGGTGATTTGAAAAGCAAGTCGGGAATCAAGATAGTGCCTGTGTCGACACTCGACGAGGCATTCAGAGCTGCATTAGAATAG